The Solibacillus sp. FSL R7-0668 genome includes the window ACCAATGGCATAGGAAATACTCACTTCACACTTCTTTGCATAACCACACCAAACAATATGCTTGGCAATATACCGAGCCATGTAAGCACCACTTCGGTCAACTTTAGTTGGGTCTTTACCACAAAGGGCACCTCCTCCGTGAGATGCAAGTCCACCATAGGTGTCGACCATGATTTTTCTTCCAGTCAAACCCGTGTCGGCAGCGGGTCCACCAAGAACAAACTGACCAGATGGATTGACGAGAAGTTCTGTTTCATCATCAAAAGGGAAATCCTCAAAGCATTGCCATAAGACATTGTTAAGAATATCTGCCTTAAGTTCTTCCTGCGTTTTATTCTTATCATGCTGCACAGAAATCACAATCGTCTTTATTCTTACTGGAGTGTCATCTTCATACTCCACTGTTACCTGTGCTTTACCATCAGGAAGAATCCCTTTTATCAGTTTTCCTTTGCGACAATCATCCAGTCTCTTTACGATTCTGTGGGAAAGCACAAGAGGTAGGGGAAGCATTTCTCTTGTTTCCTTTGTAGCATAACCATACATAGTTCCCTGGTCTCCAGCACCGATGGAACCGTACTGTTCGTTTATCCCATTTCGTGCTTCTAGTGCGATGTTCACACCAGCCGCAATATCTACACTTTGATTATGTACATATACATAAATCAAAAATTTTAGAGGGTTGTATCCCACATCCTTCAGTACAGTTTTTACAATGTCTCTAATATTCACTTTCTCGCTGCAGGAGATCTCGCCCGCCACGATAATTTTTCCCTTGGTTGCCATTACCTCACAAGCGACACGTGATGCCTTATCCTTACGTAGGCATGCTTCTA containing:
- the metK gene encoding methionine adenosyltransferase; translation: MSKRYLTAESVCAGHPDKLCDIIADSILEACLRKDKASRVACEVMATKGKIIVAGEISCSEKVNIRDIVKTVLKDVGYNPLKFLIYVYVHNQSVDIAAGVNIALEARNGINEQYGSIGAGDQGTMYGYATKETREMLPLPLVLSHRIVKRLDDCRKGKLIKGILPDGKAQVTVEYEDDTPVRIKTIVISVQHDKNKTQEELKADILNNVLWQCFEDFPFDDETELLVNPSGQFVLGGPAADTGLTGRKIMVDTYGGLASHGGGALCGKDPTKVDRSGAYMARYIAKHIVWCGYAKKCEVSISYAIGKANPVAFTVNTLGTGTVSDEILTLASQETFNLRPAAIIEKLRLRNVIYSDTAAYGHFNSCLFPWEDVNKYSEFRKAVEKYVDRED